The following are encoded together in the Capsulimonas corticalis genome:
- a CDS encoding GAF domain-containing protein, with the protein MNETVRRQSILIATQHEIAHAERELDAVLSIVTRRAQELSEADGAVVEMADGDEMVYRSASGSAAQQIGMRLSRHTSLSGRCVGESRVLSCEDSETDPRVNREACRKVGLRSMVVVPLQFLGQTIGVLKVYSSRPNAFGDAVLPLLEMMVSLIVAAMSAVSEAEARKALSISEARQQTLLRDVLASVTEGKLRLCSCADDLPEPLTPFGQPVTLAERMGLCELRNLAQEAARFAGHPESRQSDIATAASEAGMNAMVHGGGGVARVFTGANGIVRIRVEDHGSGIAMENLPKATLARGFSTKATLGHGLKMMLETSDRLYLLTGPSGTTVVIEQEENPPLPAWLADAFE; encoded by the coding sequence ATGAATGAGACTGTGCGCCGGCAATCGATTTTGATCGCCACGCAGCACGAGATCGCTCATGCGGAGCGCGAGCTGGACGCCGTGCTGTCGATTGTCACGCGCCGCGCGCAGGAGCTTTCCGAGGCGGACGGCGCCGTGGTGGAGATGGCCGACGGCGATGAAATGGTTTACCGGTCGGCGAGCGGCTCCGCCGCCCAGCAGATCGGAATGCGCCTGAGCCGCCACACCAGCCTTTCCGGCCGGTGCGTGGGCGAAAGCCGCGTGCTTTCCTGTGAGGATAGTGAGACCGATCCGCGCGTCAACCGTGAAGCCTGTCGCAAGGTCGGCCTGCGCTCCATGGTGGTCGTGCCGCTGCAATTTCTGGGGCAGACGATCGGCGTGCTCAAGGTTTACTCGTCCCGCCCGAACGCCTTTGGCGACGCGGTTCTGCCGCTGCTGGAGATGATGGTGAGTTTGATCGTGGCCGCGATGAGCGCCGTCTCCGAGGCCGAAGCGCGCAAGGCGCTATCGATCAGCGAAGCGCGGCAGCAGACTTTGCTGCGCGATGTGCTCGCGAGCGTCACCGAAGGAAAGCTGCGGCTTTGCAGCTGCGCCGATGATCTGCCGGAGCCGCTGACGCCGTTCGGCCAGCCGGTCACCCTGGCGGAAAGAATGGGCCTATGCGAGCTGCGCAATTTGGCGCAGGAAGCGGCCCGGTTCGCCGGCCACCCGGAAAGCCGTCAGAGCGATATCGCCACGGCCGCCAGCGAAGCGGGAATGAACGCCATGGTCCACGGCGGCGGCGGCGTCGCTCGGGTCTTCACTGGAGCAAATGGGATCGTGCGGATCCGCGTGGAAGACCATGGATCGGGGATCGCCATGGAAAACCTGCCCAAAGCAACCCTCGCCCGCGGCTTCAGCACTAAAGCGACCCTGGGGCACGGCCTCAAAATGATGCTGGAAACCAGCGACCGTCTGTACCTCTTGACCGGCCCCAGCGGCACCACCGTGGTCATCGAACAAGAAGAAAATCCCCCGCTCCCCGCCTGGCTCGCCGACGCCTTCGAATAA